A single genomic interval of Balnearium lithotrophicum harbors:
- a CDS encoding ROK family protein has translation MRLGVDVGGTFVKFTDGENRWKERTPKTKEDLVSLISSVGKSLNVKSIGVAVAGLVNTKKGTVTESPNLKFLNGFPLKEELEKKLNVQVSIFNDATAAAYGEYKLGVGRGSSVFLCLTLGTGLGGGAVIEGAPLFGVSGTAMEVGHITVEVNGWPCHCGRKGCLEAYVSSYGLERFYFMETGECASSFEVIERAKNRETEALKSIDEMSDYLTVGIASLIHLFNPDVVAISGGIPASYPELLKTTEQKVKKRAFKQPASDFSLKLAELGEFSGAFGALLLTMYNSS, from the coding sequence TTGAGACTGGGAGTGGATGTTGGAGGAACATTCGTTAAGTTTACAGATGGAGAAAACAGGTGGAAGGAGAGGACTCCAAAAACAAAGGAGGATTTAGTTTCACTAATTTCATCCGTTGGAAAGAGCTTAAATGTTAAATCGATTGGCGTTGCAGTTGCAGGTCTTGTAAACACGAAAAAAGGGACAGTTACCGAATCTCCAAACCTTAAGTTTTTGAACGGATTTCCCCTGAAGGAGGAATTGGAGAAAAAACTGAACGTGCAAGTTTCTATATTCAACGATGCAACTGCTGCAGCCTACGGAGAGTACAAATTGGGAGTAGGGAGGGGGAGCTCCGTTTTCTTATGCCTTACCTTGGGAACGGGACTTGGAGGAGGAGCTGTTATTGAAGGAGCTCCCCTTTTTGGGGTTTCGGGAACTGCAATGGAAGTTGGACACATAACTGTTGAAGTGAATGGATGGCCCTGCCACTGTGGAAGGAAAGGATGCCTTGAAGCCTACGTTTCCTCCTACGGACTTGAAAGGTTCTACTTCATGGAAACAGGAGAGTGTGCTTCCTCCTTTGAAGTCATAGAGAGAGCAAAAAATAGAGAAACAGAAGCTTTGAAATCGATAGACGAAATGTCCGACTACTTAACAGTAGGAATAGCAAGTTTAATTCACCTCTTTAATCCTGATGTTGTTGCAATTTCTGGAGGAATTCCAGCAAGTTATCCGGAGCTCCTTAAAACAACAGAACAAAAAGTAAAAAAGAGGGCATTTAAACAGCCGGCTTCAGATTTTTCACTTAAGTTGGCAGAACTTGGTGAGTTCAGTGGAGCTTTCGGAGCTCTCCTTCTAACCATGTATAATTCCTCTTAA